A stretch of Oreochromis aureus strain Israel breed Guangdong linkage group 11, ZZ_aureus, whole genome shotgun sequence DNA encodes these proteins:
- the si:dkey-250k15.4 gene encoding uncharacterized protein si:dkey-250k15.4, whose amino-acid sequence MKRLKTRKERSQIRGGWKETSKIKSNHHHHHHRHRQSNLDMAHLHNCCHASCHCSSRRNPPFPSIVPSVQEPSIITDGRLTGHHGLFNHEVKSIDFERLLSEQPKLEEQRKEKNTVISHSSSALHNSAPMSTDGLLGADTDVGSCVSFRKNTDPASKDHTDCQEKEKKNMQFDSKQSDVTTEEKPQQHLALSCESFQSSHSSKHSFLDVLTTETKWTCVVSENSRESLLTPVVDRDNIKTFNTNVKERVISTLVQTPTLSSANSCEIQDRTQDPKYVMKFVSAVAARLCHHLKLPSMSRRDVLSESREVLLNSLRKRHGPWLQENLLRLQQHRSFAVHPTKKAQDHDQEPTRKNEEDLFAADTSFNMPANRHASWKTSPQPHCSQKQVTEWLASPADRADSVLDDILRPSLSPPLFMNFQTCEAPESILFAPSTTLCQREVASVPEIWQGGLNWSKSRNSAMFGSFENSFMDQSSLFGNRSLQYSGSNPQPFFPYQLQLPDTYTGEPMHIAQQEDPFGTDRYSCVPSFPAPVQHQSNHFQPSSQFSHPSACSPLKSQHTGMMHYPPSFILERDPAPSLSAFLSPEQWSFPPMRLY is encoded by the exons atgaaacgaCTGAAGACCCGCAAGGAGAGGAGTCAAATAAGAGGTGGCTGGAAAGAGACTTCAAAGATCAAGTCaaatcaccatcatcatcaccatcgcCATCGCCAAAGCAACTTAGATATGGCACATTTGCATAACTGCTGTCATGCTAGTTGTCATTGTTCTTCAAGGAGAAATCCACCATTTCCAAGTATTGTTCCCTCTGTGCAGGAGCCCAGTATCATCACAGACGGCCGCCTGACAGGACACCATGGCCTGTTTAACCATGAGGTGAAGTCTATTGATTTTGAACGCTTGCTAAGTGAACAGCCAAAACTGgaggaacaaagaaaagaaaagaacactgtaatttcacattCATCTTCAGCATTGCACAATTCTGCTCCAATGTCTACTGATGGTTTGTTGGGAGCTGATACAGATGTTGGGAGCTGTGTGTCATTCAGAAAAAATACAGACCCTGCTTCAAAAGACCACACTGACTgccaagagaaagaaaagaaaaacatgcagtttGATTCAAAGCAATCAGATGTcacaacagaggagaaaccaCAACAACACCTCGCTCTTTCATGTGAAAGTTTTCAAAGCAGCCACTCGTCTAAACACAGCTTCCTCGATGTACTAACAACAGAAACCAAGTGGACATGTGTCGTGtctgaaaacagcagagaaTCACTGCTGACTCCAGTTGTTGACAGAGACAATATAAAGACTTTCAACACAAATGTAAAAGAACGTGTGATTTCTACTCTTGTGCAAACCCCAACTCTCAGTTCAGCCAACAGCTGTGAGATACAGGACAGAACGCAAGATCCAAAGTATGTAATGAAGTTTGTCAGTGCAGTGGCAGCACGTTTGTGTCACCATCTGAAGCTTCCGTCAATGAGCAGGAGAGACGTGCTGTCAGAGAGCAGGGAGGTTCTGTTGAACTCTCTGAGGAAAAGGCATGGACCGTGGCTTCAAGAGAACCTCCTTAGACTTCAGCAACATCGTAGCTTTGCTGTGCATCCCACAAAGAAAGCCCAAGATCATGATCAAGAGCCAACCAGGAAAAATGAAGAGGATCTCTTTGCTGCAG ATACCTCTTTTAATATGCCAGCAAATAGACATGCCAGCTGGAAGACCAGTCCACAGCCACACTGCAGTCAAAAACAG GTTACTGAGTGGCTGGCGAGCCCTGCGGATAGGGCCGACAGTGTTTTGGATGATATCCTCAGACCAAGTCTCTCTCCTCCATTGTTCATGAACTTTCAGACCTGTGAAGCTCCAGAAAGCATTTTGTTTGCTCCTTCTACCACTTTATGCCAGAGAGAAGTGGCTTCTGTACCTGAGATCTGGCAAGGTGGTTTAAATTGGTCAAAGAGCAGAAATTCAGCTATGTTTGGTTCCTTTGAAAATAGCTTCATGGACCAATCCAGCTTATTTGGAAACAGGAGCCTACAGTACTCTGGCAGCAACCCCCAGCCTTTTTTTCCGTACCAATTGCAGCTGCCAGATACATACACAGGAGAGCCAATGCACATTGCCCAGCAGGAAGACCCATTTGGAACTGACAGGTACTCGTGTGTTCCCTCTTTTCCTGCCCCAGTTCAGCATCAGAGCAATCATTTCCAACCTTCGAGCCAGTTCAGTCACCCTTCAGCTTGTTCTCCTCTGAAGTCCCAGCACACTGGTATGATGCACTACCCTCCGTCATTCATTCTTGAGAGAGACCCTGCACCTTCCCTTTCTGCTTTCCTGAGCCCTGAGCAATGGTCCTTCCCTCCTATGAGACTGTACTAA
- the cnfn gene encoding cornifelin homolog — protein MEFQTNVINAQPQVTVTQYTVTSGSSEWSTNACDCCEDCGICLCGTFVPCILACKVAQDSDESCCLACLPGALIALRTSIRNRYNIGGSVCDDWLVMACIPACGLCQMAREQKIRGN, from the exons ATGGAATTCCAGACAAACGTGATAAATGCACAACCTCAGGTGACCGTCACACAGTACACGGTGACCTCTGGGTCGTCAGAGTGGAGTACAAATGCATGCGACTGCTGTGAAGACTGCGGCATCT GTCTTTGTGGAACATTCGTTCCCTGCATCCTGGCTTGTAAGGTGGCTCAGGACAGCGACGAAAGCTGCTGCCTGGCCTGCCTTCCTGGCGCCCTGATTGCTTTACGGACAAGCATACGCAACAGATACAACATTGGT ggctctgtgtgtgACGACTGGTTAGTAATGGCCTGCATTCCAGCATGTGGATTATGTCAGATGGCACGTGAGCAGAAGATAagaggaaactga
- the tlr21 gene encoding toll-like receptor 21 — MGNLTHQLLSVTIVLAAVQLISSYSFRNCIAEADSDGKTFNCIHRNAMNIFDIVSDLPPSAINLTILRTRLTHLPNNSFSNLADLQHLRIANNSLTTISQLAFQGLYQLKTLNMSLNKISELNPSLFKDLQNLTSLFMANNALKQLPEDIFSSVLKLDTLILRQNSLSDFSGIAKSVAHLTNLTTLDLCFNNLTSLKHSNVSLPQSLTVLYVCKNNLLTLGCQPSFLSFINILDLSYNSRLPTKAFDQIDLSTINYLLLHSTNVTIVEFLNISNINPSHVDFSGTGLNNDSMLKELCILLKKRLKEKNLKNLNLGNNGIRKLTNNTLSYCPNITGALDLSRNNLKNTYCLEFLERHVYIEDFKAEHSHLCSLKYCKTNKTFRLKKMENLSYRYNRILKVDPYAFYNTPNLRTLQLNINTIAFLHKHALKGLKKLETLRLDNNLLTDLFNVTFEDLVSLQILNLRNNRISVIFKRTFFNLKFLNTLDLGGNKITHFQQSGFDGLKSLSKLYLDGNQLKHIDPVLYHAFQDTLTVLDLQSNQICYVTETHESPFMNLSRLTDLKLDRQRPNGLTVLPRTLLRGLYSLKSLYLTNNNIYHLAPDTFDDLTDLSFLTLDNCCVGVKKLEPGVFKNLRNLTRLAAENMGIQNFSKEVFGNLTQLRSLQLNRNAMQTLSVDALMGLPMLRYLDIRDNPVSCTCNNGPLQNYTKNNTDVQVVYLYNLSCQHNRKLKFHNFDTKVCRGDIGMYLFFSTSAAIFLFTIIPLFYVKLYWKMKYSYYVFRAWFSEQWSRLHEEEENCKYDAFISYNSSDEQWVMDQLLPNLEGGGSSFKLCLHHRDFELGRDIVDNIVSAVYSSRKTICVVSRNFLQSEWCSLEIQLASYRLFDEHRDVLLLVFLEPISERQLSSYHRMRKVMLKKTYLQWPGSDCTNPTQAQELFWNQLRRAIKTGTRLETEECSATHESKEAEDFKEERSDENFYLQP; from the coding sequence atggGAAACCTAACTCATCAGCTGCTGTCAGTTACAATTGTTCTTGCAGCTGTTCAACTCATCAGTAGTTACAGCTTCAGGAACTGCATTGCAGAAGCAGATTCTGATGGAAAAACTTTCAACTGCATACATCGAAATGCAATgaatatttttgatattgtcAGCGACCTGCCACCATCTGCCATCAATCTCACCATTTTAAGAACTCGTCTGACGCACCTTCCTAACAACAGCTTTAGTAACCTGGCAGACCTTCAGCACCTCAGAATTGCTAATAATTCCTTGACAACCATCAGTCAGTTAGCTTTCCAAGGCTTGTATCAACTGAAGACTCTAAACATGTCATTAAACAAAATATCAGAGCTCAACCCTTCTCTGTTTAAGGACCTGCAGAATCTCACCTCCCTCTTCATGGCCAACAATGCATTGAAGCAGCTGCCCGAGGATATTTTTTCATCTGTTCTCAAGCTAGACACTTTAATCCTGAGACAAAACTCTCTGTCAGATTTCTCAGGCATTGCTAAGTCTGTGGCACATCTGACAAATCTGACGACACTGGATCTTTGCTTTAACAATTTGACCTCTCTCAAACACTCAAATGTGTCACTGCCCCAGTCCCTCACTGTTTTGTATGTTTGCAAAAATAATCTTTTAACGCTGGGATGTCAACCTTCATTTCTCAGCTTTATCAACATTTTAGATTTGTCATACAATTCTCGGCTGCCTACAAAAGCCTTTGATCAAATTGATTTGAGCACTATAAATTATTTGCTTTTGCATTCAACAAATGTAACAATAGTGGAGTTTTTAAACATTAGCAACATCAATCCAAGTCATGTTGATTTCTCTGGTACAGGACTGAACAATGACAGCATGCTCAAAGAATTATGCATACTGTTGAAAAAAAGGCTGAAAGAGAAAAATCTTAAAAATCTGAACCTGGGTAATAATGGGATTAGGAAACTTACAAATAACACACTGTCCTATTGTCCTAATATCACAGGGGCTTTAGATCTATCCCGCAACAACCTAAAGAACACATATTGCCTTGAGTTTCTTGAAAGACATGTATACATAGAAGACTTCAAAGCAGAGCACAGCCATCTCTGCTCCctaaaatactgtaaaacaaacaaaacatttcgtttaaaaaaaatggaaaatctgAGTTATCGTTACAATCGCATCTTAAAAGTTGACCCTTATGCTTTCTATAATACACCAAATCTCAGGACGCTACAACTTAACATAAACACTATTGCATTTCTCCATAAACACGCTCTCAAGGGACTAAAAAAGCTCGAGACACTTCGTTTGGACAATAACCTCTTAACCGATTTGTTCAATGTCACATTTGAAGATCTGGTCAGTTTGCAAATTCTTAACCTTCGCAACAACCgcatttctgtcattttcaaaaGGACTTTTTTCAACCTGAAATTTTTAAATACACTGGATCTTGGAGGTAATAAGATTACCCATTTTCAGCAATCGGGTTTTGATGGACTAAAAAGCCTGTCCAAGCTCTATCTAGATGGAAACCAGCTAAAACACATTGACCCTGTCTTATACCATGCATTTCAAGACACCCTTACTGTGCTAGATTTACAGAGTAATCAGATTTGCTACGTAACAGAAACTCATGAGTCACCATTCATGAATCTCAGCAGACTGACTGATCTGAAATTAGATCGGCAGCGACCTAACGGACTCACCGTTTTACCACGCACTTTACTACGTGGCCTCTACTCACTGAAATCTTTGTATCTCACCAACAATAACATATACCATCTTGCTCCTGATACCTTTGATGACCTAACAGACTTAAGTTTCCTCACACTGGATAACTGCTGTGTTGGGGTGAAAAAATTAGAACCAGGGGTCTTTAAAAATCTAAGAAATTTGACCAGATTGGCTGCAGAAAATATGGGCATTCAGAACTTCTCCAAAGAGGTTTTTGGGAATCTTACACAGTTACGCTCACTGCAGCTCAACCGCAATGCCATGCAGACTCTTTCTGTAGACGCATTAATGGGTCTACCTATGCTTCGTTACCTTGACATACGAGATAATCCTGTAAGCTGCACCTGCAACAACGGGCCTTTGCAAAATTATACAAAGAATAACACAGATGTTCAGGTGGTGTACCTGTACAACCTGTCATGCCAACACAATCGAAAACTCAAATTTCACAATTTTGACACTAAAGTTTGTCGTGGAGATATAGGAATGTACCTGTTTTTTAGCACATCAGCTGCAATCTTCTTGTTTACAATCATTCCCTTATTCTATGTTAAACTCTACTGGAAAATGAAGTACAGCTACTATGTGTTTCGGGCCTGGTTTAGCGAGCAGTGGAGCAGACTccacgaggaggaggagaattGTAAATATGATGCATTTATTTCCTATAACTCATCTGATGAACAATGGGTCATGGACCAATTGTTACCCAACTTGGAGGGAGGTGGGTCATCTTTTAAGCTTTGCCTGCACCACAGGGACTTTGAGCTGGGCCGTGATATTGTGGACAATATTGTTTCTGCTGTATACAGTAGCCGGAAAACCATTTGTGTGGTGAGCAGGAATTTTCTGCAAAGTGAGTGGTGTTCTCTGGAAATCCAGCTCGCCAGTTACAGACTCTTTGATGAGCACAGAGATGTTCTCCTGCTCGTTTTTCTGGAGCCAATCTCTGAGAGGCAGCTGTCTTCGTATCATCGCATGAGGAAAGTTATGTTAAAAAAGACTTACCTGCAGTGGCCTGGTTCAGACTGTACTAACCCAACACAGGCGCAGGAACTGTTCTGGAATCAGCTACGTAGAGCAATAAAAACAGGGACCAGACTAGAGACAGAAGAATGTTCTGCAACTCATGAGAGCAAAGAAGCTGAAGACTTTAAGGAAGAGAGATCTGATGAAAACTTTTACTTgcaaccttaa
- the pafah1b3 gene encoding platelet-activating factor acetylhydrolase IB subunit gamma — MSAGEPNPAATPTPCEDTQGDGRWMSMHNRFVSDSKDKEPDVLFVGDSLVQLMHEFGIWRQLFSPLHCLNFGVGGDATQHVLWRLSNGELDNISPKVVVLWVGTNNHGHTPEQICGGILAIIQVIKNKLPNAHTLVLSLLPRGKMPNPLRDRNAEVNELVKDTLTSLPHASFFNVDPGFVHSNGSISHQDMYDYLHLTPKGYQAVCEPLHAHIKALLGEPTDN; from the exons ATGAGTGCAGGAGAACCAAACCCAGCCGCCACACCCACTCCCTGTGAAGACACGCAGGGAGATGGACGATGGATGTCTATG caCAATCGGTTTGTGTCCGACAGCAAAGACAAAGAACCTGATGTCCTGTTTGTTGGAGACTCTCTTGTTCAGCTCATGCACGAGTTTGGG ATATGGCGTCAGTTGTTCTCACCTCTCCATTGCCTTAATTTTGGGGTGGGTGGTGATGCAACACAACATGTGCTGTGGCGACTGAGCAACGGTGAACTGGATAACATCAGCCCAAAG GTCGTAGTGCTGTGGGTAGGAACTAACAATCACGGTCACACTCCTGAACAGATCTGTGGAGGCATCTTGGCTATTATCCAAGTTATCAAGAACAAGCTTCCCAATGCCCACACGCTTGTACTT AGTTTACTGCCCAGAGGAAAAATGCCAAACCCTCTACGGGATAGAAATGCCGAGGTGAACGAGCTAGTAAAGGACACCTTAACATCTCTTCCTCATGCCTCCTTCTTCAATGTAGACCCCGGCTTTGTTCACTCCAATGGTAGCATCTCCCACCAGGACATGTACGACTACCTTCACCTGACCCCAAAAGGATATCAAGCTGTATGTGAACCCTTGCATGCCCATATCAAGGCCCTGCTAGGTGAACCTACTGACAACTGA
- the LOC116309508 gene encoding carcinoembryonic antigen-related cell adhesion molecule 5-like, with protein sequence MESPVGFILFLAAVTFTDVTRSQTLYASENPVAVGNNVTLSSNRNISSGGWLFNTRQIVITLKGFVAISKTWEDRVLFDQSTSSLTILSVKLEDSGNYTLQDVIDGFISQLTLSVEESVYDVTIQTSTTNLVEFNDTAVLMCGVSKGTSLSYQWFNGSSMITTNEKVQLSSGNTILTIMNVTRYDQGPYKCNVSNNVSNDISAPVNLNINYGPSNTEMTVMPLMNIYKGGSNITLSCSAVSSPPAIFQWMVNGVYLNKIGPKLELEKVNESMSGNYTCLIHNNVTFRFSSQTATIQIVDPVTAVVVKLINPAIFGETFSLSCEVTGPVDIIHWWRNDQLISADNKTKFDTGNRKLTISSTQHSDGGDYQCEAFNSVSNQTSHRFTVTVYYGPEIANVMGPNLAKAGDYATFTCNATSNPPSSYEWYFENALVSNKSEYVTQSLTTSMSGKYLCVAFNSISGKNSTADIMLTVVEPLQNIIVEAPMMPAEEGYSYNLTCNTDVPADYIYWMKNEEPLNQNNKIVFYNDNKTLHIRMVERYDNARYECIAINEVSRNKSTPYMLFVNYGPETPFVYGPAFAETGHQAVFNCSAESVPPSTFYWWFNGSIVANTSEYTINMLSVNMSGEYTCMAINNVTGKNSTDSTTLTVIEAIESVMIKNTTIPINTKNFTLPCEVVGPYDTIYWMKDNMMLNMDPSNDSHISYYIENNMLHFIPVTTYNDGIYQCVASNKAGQLKSLQYRLLVNYPIQNVKLNGPVTSVKEGYAYNLTCNVTGPADYIYWMKNGQRLHEDNRTFFHKDNQTVEINPVKRYDTGNYYCLAINAAGNMSSALYMLVVIYPIENVEVKAPMTPAIEGYSYNLTCNVTGPAEYIYWMKNGEKLHDDNRTVFYMENKMLHLSMVERYDNGNYCCMAINAFGNMTSPTYNLIVNYGPEKPIIYGPAFAEIGRQAVFSCSAMSVPPSQFFWWFNGSIVSNTSVYTTSLLSSNMSREYTCMAINNVTGKNSTNSTTLTVVEAIESVMIKNKTIPIDTKNFTLTCEVVGSYDTIYWMKDNMMLNMDPSNNSYVSYATENNMLHFTPVTLDSDGTYQCVATNKAGDHVSPQYRLWVNYGPLGLTISRASMFMYVSLTCQADSRPACDFSWFFNNQSTPLQNTPSIVFPATSQNFGIYTCKAWNSVTNITMYQNLNVTAHAPAIHFPYQGSLMMMVLFAFSAPVLFN encoded by the exons ATGGAGTCTCCAGTGGGGTTCATCCTATTCTTGGCTGCAGTAACCTTCACAG ATGTGACACGCAGTCAGACATTATATGCCTCTGAGAACCCCGTCGCAGTGGGAAACAATGTTACACTTAGCAGCAATCGCAATATCAGCTCAGGCGGATGGCTATTCAACACCCGCCAAATTGTGATAACACTAAAAGGGTTTGTTGCTATTTCCAAAACTTGGGAAGACAGAGTATTATTTGACCAAAGTACTTCATCACTGACCATACTCTCAGTAAAATTGGAAGACTCTGGAAACTACACACTGCAGGATGTAATCGATGGATTTATTTCTCAGTTAACACTTTCAGTTGAAG AGTCTGTTTACGATGTGACCATTCAGACAAGCACAACCAACCTGGTGGAGTTCAATGACACAGCAGTACTCATGTGCGGTGTGTCCAAAGGCACATCCCTGTCTTATCAGTGGTTCAATGGGAGCTCAATGATCACGACCAATGAAAAAGTTCAACTCAGCAGTGGAAACACCATTCTCACTATCATGAACGTGACCCGCTATGATCAAGGACCGTACAAGTGTAATGTGTCTAATAATGTCAGCAATGACATCAGCGCCCCTGTGAATCTGAACATCAACT ACGGTCCAAGTAACACGGAGATGACAGTCATGCCCCTTATGAATATATACAAAGGCGGATCTAATATCACACTGTCGTGCTCAGCGGTCTCCAGTCCTCCAGCAATATTCCAGTGGATGGTTAATGGAGTGTACCTAAACAAAATTGGACCAAAGCTTGAACTAGAGAAAGTTAACGAGAGCATGTCAGGAAATTACACATGCCTAATTCACAATAATGTCACATTCAGATTCAGCAGCCAAACAGCAACAATCCAGATTGTGG ATCCTGTGACAGCAGTCGTGGTGAAACTTATCAACCCAGCAATATTTGGTGAGACATTTTCTTTGAGCTGTGAAGTGACGGGACCTGTTGACATCATTCATTGGTGGAGAAATGATCAACTTATTTCTGctgacaataaaacaaagtttgACACGGGCAACAGGAAACTGACTATCAGTTCAACCCAGCATTCAGATGGTGGAGATTATCAGTGTGAGGCTTTCAATTCTGTAAGCAACCAAACCAGCCATCGCTTCACAGTCACAGTTTACT ATGGACCAGAGATAGCAAATGTCATGGGACCAAATTTGGCAAAGGCAGGAGACTACGCCACATTCACCTGCAATGCAACATCTAATCCTCCCAGCAGTTATGAATGGTACTTTGAAAATGCTCTGGTCTCCAACAAGTCAGAGTATGTCACACAGTCTCTGACAACCAGCATGAGTGGAAAGTACCTCTGTGTGGCCTTCAACAGCATCAGTGGCAAAAACAGCACTGCCGACATAATGCTTACTGTTGTCG AGCCGCTGCAAAACATAATAGTAGAAGCACCAATGATGCCTGCCGAAGAAGGTTACTCCTATAACTTAACATGCAACACGGATGTACCTGCTGATTACATTTACTGGATGAAGAATGAGGAGCCATTgaatcaaaacaacaaaatagtTTTCTACAATGATAACAAAACACTTCACATCAGAATGGTGGAGCGCTATGATAATGCCAGATATGAGTGTATCGCCATTAATGAAGTTTCAAGGAACAAGAGCACTCCTTACATGCTCTTTGTCAACT ATGGACCAGAAACACCTTTTGTTTATGGGCCAGCTTTTGCTGAAACAGGACATCAAGCTGTCTTCAACTGTTCTGCCGAGTCAGTGCCTCCCAGTACGTTCTACTGGTGGTTCAATGGATCCATTGTGGCCAATACATCAGAGTATACAATCAACATGCTTTCAGTAAATATGAGCGGAGAATACACCTGTATGGCCATTAATAACGTGACAGGAAAAAACAGCACAGATTCCACGACCCTGACAGTGATTG AGGCCATAGAGTCAGTGATGATCAAAAACACGACAATTCCAATCAACACTAAAAACTTTACTCTCCCCTGTGAGGTTGTTGGGCCCTATGACACGATCTACTGGATGAAAGATAACATGATGCTCAACATGGACCCCTCTAATGACTCACATATCTCCTATTACATTGAAAACAACATGCTGCACTTCATCCCAGTGACAACGTACAATGACGGGATATATCAGTGTGTTGCTTCCAATAAGGCTGGCCAGCTAAAAAGCCTCCAGTACAGACTACTGGTGAATT ATCCAAtccaaaatgtaaaattaaatggACCAGTGACCTCTGTCAAAGAAGGTTACGCCTATAATTTGACATGCAATGTAACTGGACCTGCTGACTACATTTACTGGATGAAGAATGGGCAGAGACTGCATGAAGACAACAGAACTTTTTTCCACAAGGATAACCAGACAGTTGAGATTAATCCAGTAAAGCGATATGACACTGGAAACTACTACTGTTTGGCTATTAATGCTGCTGGAAACATGTCCAGCGCTCTTTACATGCTCGTTGTGATCT atCCAATAGAAAATGTGGAAGTAAAAGCACCAATGACACCAGCCATAGAAGGTTATTCATATAACTTAACATGCAATGTAACTGGACCTGCCGAATACATTTACTGGATGAAGAATGGGGAGAAACTGCATGATGACAACAGAACTGTTTTCTACATGGAAAATAAGATGCTCCACCTCAGTATGGTGGAGCGCTATGATAATGGAAACTATTGCTGTATGGCTATTAATGCTTTTGGAAACATGACCAGCCCTACTTATAACCTCATTGTCAATT ATGGTCCAGAAAAGCCCATTATTTATGGGCCAGCTTTTGCTGAAATAGGACGTCAAGCCGTCTTCAGCTGTTCTGCCATGTCAGTGCCACCCAGCCAATTCTTCTGGTGGTTCAACGGATCAATTGTGTCCAACACGTCAGTGTACACAACTAGCCTCTTGTCTTCCAACATGAGCAGAGAATACACCTGTATGGCCATTAATAATGTGACAGGAAAGAACAGCACAAACTCCACTACGCTCACAGTTGTTG AGGCCATAGAGTCAGTGATGATCAAAAACAAGACAATTCCAATCGACACTAAAAACTTTACTCTCACCTGTGAGGTTGTTGGGTCCTATGACACGATCTACTGGATGAAAGATAACATGATGCTCAACATGGACCCCTCTAATAACTCATATGTGTCCTatgctactgaaaacaacatGCTGCATTTCACCCCAGTGACACTGGACAGTGATGGGACATATCAGTGTGTTGCTACCAATAAGGCTGGGGATCATGTGAGCCCCCAGTACAGACTGTGGGTGAACT ATGGCCCACTGGGACTGACCATATCCCGTGCAAGTATGTTCATGTACGTGTCCCTGACATGCCAGGCTGATTCTCGACCAGCGTGTGACTTCTCCTGGTTCTTCAACAATCAGTCAACACCTCTACAGAACACACCTAGTATTGTATTCCCTGCAACCAGCCAGAATTTTGGGATTTACACATGCAAGGCATGGAACTCCGTGACTAATATCACAATGTACCAAAATCTTAACGTCACAG CTCACGCCCCTGCCATCCACTTCCCATACCAAGGCAGCCTGATGATGATGGTTCTGTTTGCCTTTTCTGCGCCTGTGTTGTTCAACTGA